The following proteins are co-located in the Desulfatitalea tepidiphila genome:
- a CDS encoding indolepyruvate oxidoreductase subunit beta, protein METLRLIIVAVGGQGNLLASKVLGEAALLAGIPVRMSEIHGMAQRGGVVESAIVFGEAQSNIISDAEADILLGFEPAETLRALNKCNRETVVITNLSPVPPFTVAIGKGAYPDLAHIQDLIRAKTRQLIAFDAVALAKAAGSAMALNIVLLGALLQTGRLPITAEQLETAIRTKTKKAFVDNNLKAFRLGYEAAERATRST, encoded by the coding sequence ATGGAAACACTTCGATTGATCATTGTGGCTGTCGGCGGGCAAGGCAACCTGCTGGCTTCAAAAGTATTGGGTGAAGCGGCCCTGCTGGCCGGCATCCCCGTCCGGATGAGCGAAATCCACGGCATGGCCCAGCGCGGCGGCGTGGTCGAATCGGCTATCGTGTTCGGCGAAGCGCAGAGCAACATCATCTCCGACGCCGAAGCGGACATCCTGTTGGGCTTCGAACCCGCGGAAACCCTTCGGGCCCTGAACAAATGCAACCGGGAGACCGTGGTGATCACCAACCTTTCGCCTGTGCCGCCGTTCACAGTGGCCATCGGCAAAGGCGCCTATCCGGACCTGGCGCACATTCAAGACCTGATTCGCGCCAAGACCCGTCAGTTGATCGCATTCGACGCCGTGGCACTGGCCAAAGCGGCTGGCAGTGCCATGGCCCTGAACATCGTGCTGCTCGGCGCCCTGCTCCAGACCGGCCGATTGCCCATTACCGCCGAACAGCTTGAAACCGCCATCCGCACCAAAACCAAAAAGGCTTTTGTCGATAACAACTTAAAAGCCTTCCGGTTGGGATACGAGGCGGCCGAACGCGCCACCAGATCAACATAA
- a CDS encoding ABC transporter substrate-binding protein has product MKRQTWMCVLLAAVLLTTAGRLAMWPATAAQPLPRSSPAVNTVSDPSPRGNVLRFGMPVTDVGRLDPHLAAGSQDRALADMVFNGLLRYAPGDAPKLEPDLAADIPLFEMVGGRQVWTVHLRRGVMFHAGPMTDAYELTADDVVFSLRKSADPAHCAYAGEYDGMTFEKVDAYTIRIILEKPLSSILFLPKLTDYAGGFIVSKRAVEAMGMEAHRIHPVGTGPFAFKMRIPNEKIMLSAHRQYFRGRPELQGVEIHFSSDITILEADLRRGDLDVIMGSGDKEWIEKMETVGDVAIDTHGVGEVISLYLNTQFKPLHDVRVRRAIAYGIDREAFLSISHPRLVGSAYSQVPVQFLPGGLTPSDAARLDLLYPLNLEKARGLLADAGYPDGFTMDLVASEKRLHRGCFALIVEQLAKIGIDCRITFVPHGAMHRLIRQGLQPMVLYTAWRPNADAYLSRFFHSDAIVVTGSHPDTNFSHYRQIDRLIEAARLEINPEKQIHLWEQAQIRILNDMAAYPIMFTKQCYARKRYVDYGHELSSTMALYPQFTEKTKMTARR; this is encoded by the coding sequence ATGAAACGCCAAACATGGATGTGCGTACTTCTGGCCGCCGTTCTTCTGACCACGGCGGGCCGCCTGGCCATGTGGCCGGCCACAGCGGCGCAACCCCTGCCGCGATCCAGTCCGGCGGTCAACACCGTGTCCGATCCATCACCCAGGGGAAATGTGCTGCGTTTCGGCATGCCGGTCACCGATGTCGGACGGCTGGATCCCCACCTTGCCGCCGGCTCCCAGGATCGTGCCCTGGCCGATATGGTGTTCAACGGCTTGCTGCGTTATGCGCCGGGCGACGCGCCCAAACTCGAGCCCGACCTGGCCGCAGACATCCCCCTGTTCGAGATGGTAGGCGGCCGGCAGGTCTGGACGGTCCATCTTCGCAGGGGGGTCATGTTTCATGCCGGCCCCATGACCGACGCCTACGAACTCACGGCCGACGATGTGGTCTTTTCGCTCCGCAAATCGGCCGACCCCGCCCATTGCGCCTACGCCGGCGAGTACGACGGCATGACCTTCGAAAAAGTCGACGCGTATACGATCCGCATCATCCTCGAAAAACCGCTCTCGTCGATTCTCTTCCTGCCCAAGCTGACCGATTATGCCGGTGGTTTCATTGTCAGTAAACGGGCCGTCGAAGCCATGGGAATGGAGGCCCACCGTATTCACCCGGTCGGCACCGGCCCTTTTGCCTTCAAGATGCGTATTCCCAATGAAAAAATCATGTTGTCGGCCCACCGCCAGTATTTTCGCGGCCGGCCTGAACTGCAAGGGGTGGAGATCCATTTTTCATCGGATATCACAATACTCGAGGCGGATTTGCGCAGGGGCGACCTGGATGTCATCATGGGGTCCGGAGACAAGGAGTGGATCGAAAAGATGGAGACGGTGGGCGACGTCGCGATCGACACCCACGGGGTCGGCGAGGTGATCTCTCTGTATTTGAACACCCAGTTCAAACCGCTCCATGACGTCCGGGTCCGCAGGGCCATCGCCTATGGGATAGACCGAGAGGCATTCCTTTCCATTTCTCATCCCCGTCTGGTGGGCAGCGCCTATTCGCAAGTCCCGGTCCAGTTTCTTCCCGGCGGTTTGACACCGTCCGATGCGGCCCGGCTCGATCTGCTTTATCCACTGAACCTCGAAAAAGCCAGGGGACTGCTTGCCGACGCAGGTTATCCGGACGGGTTCACCATGGATCTGGTTGCTTCGGAAAAACGGCTCCACCGCGGATGTTTTGCGCTGATCGTCGAACAGCTCGCAAAAATCGGAATCGATTGCCGCATCACCTTCGTCCCCCACGGCGCCATGCACCGGTTGATCCGCCAGGGATTGCAGCCAATGGTCCTCTATACGGCCTGGCGCCCCAACGCCGACGCCTACCTGAGCCGCTTTTTTCACTCCGACGCCATCGTCGTCACCGGTTCGCATCCCGACACCAATTTTTCCCACTACCGCCAGATCGACCGATTGATCGAAGCCGCCCGGCTGGAAATCAATCCCGAAAAACAGATCCACCTTTGGGAACAGGCCCAAATCAGGATTTTGAACGATATGGCCGCTTACCCGATCATGTTCACGAAGCAGTGCTACGCCCGGAAAAGGTATGTGGACTACGGACACGAGCTGTCGTCGACCATGGCGCTCTATCCCCAGTTCACCGAGAAAACGAAGATGACGGCCAGACGATAG
- the iorA gene encoding indolepyruvate ferredoxin oxidoreductase subunit alpha: MHKLLIDEPGAERLLLGNEAIARGALEAGVAFATTYPGTPSSEISLNLFQVSQQSDLYFEYSTNEKVALEVAAGAANAGLRTMCMMKHVGLNVAADPLMTLAYVGVRGGMVILSADDPNMFSSQNEQDNRYYAKMSGLPMLEPSSVQEALEMTAYAFELSEQLHEPVILRTTTRINHSSAFVRLGPLKKPVAKGRFNKDPFNYVTVPAVSRRLHVKLLENMAKAAEISESSAYNTVTGNGTLGIVCNGVSYNYVRDAVTELDIAERTKILRVGMSNPLPADKIKQYLNGCEKVLVVEEGEPFMEEAVKAFAQEAGLTLKIQGKGEGLFSRLYEFDPAMVRRIVAGYFGVADIPKQKLDLSDVPEIPARPPNLCAGCSHRATFYAVKKAAEGMDTIYPNDIGCYTLGFLPPLSMGDFVICMGSSVSSACGFSKATDQKVVAFIGDSTFFHSGLTGLVNAVHNNHNFTLVILDNGTTAMTGHQPHPGVDMDALNMAGYNRISIEAVVRAVGVSHVTVVKPFKIKKSIDAIREALAFKGVSVIISQEICTLYARSQGILKPRAFQVSDRCTNHRDCINELACPAFYLEGERVRIDADACVGCAVCAQICPENAIVPVKSA; the protein is encoded by the coding sequence ATGCATAAACTACTGATCGACGAACCCGGTGCCGAACGTCTGCTGCTGGGTAACGAAGCCATAGCGAGAGGCGCCCTGGAGGCCGGGGTGGCCTTTGCCACCACCTACCCGGGCACCCCTTCGTCCGAAATTTCGTTGAACCTGTTCCAGGTCTCCCAACAGAGCGACCTGTACTTCGAATACAGCACCAATGAAAAGGTCGCCCTCGAAGTGGCGGCCGGTGCCGCCAATGCCGGACTGCGCACCATGTGCATGATGAAGCACGTGGGCCTGAATGTGGCGGCCGACCCGCTCATGACCCTGGCCTATGTGGGCGTGCGCGGCGGCATGGTGATCCTCTCGGCCGACGATCCCAACATGTTCTCCAGCCAGAACGAACAGGACAACCGCTATTACGCCAAGATGTCCGGTCTGCCCATGCTGGAACCCTCCTCGGTGCAGGAGGCCCTGGAGATGACGGCCTATGCCTTCGAGCTCTCCGAGCAACTGCACGAGCCGGTGATCTTGCGCACCACCACACGCATCAACCACTCCAGTGCCTTTGTGCGTCTGGGCCCATTGAAAAAGCCGGTCGCCAAAGGCCGTTTCAACAAGGACCCGTTCAATTACGTCACCGTGCCGGCCGTCTCGCGCCGGCTGCACGTCAAACTGCTGGAAAACATGGCCAAAGCAGCGGAGATATCGGAAAGCAGCGCCTACAACACGGTGACCGGCAACGGCACCTTGGGCATCGTGTGTAACGGCGTCAGTTACAACTATGTCAGAGACGCCGTGACCGAACTGGACATCGCCGAACGAACCAAAATTCTCCGGGTCGGCATGTCCAATCCCCTGCCGGCCGATAAAATCAAACAATACCTCAACGGATGCGAAAAAGTGCTGGTGGTCGAAGAGGGTGAACCCTTCATGGAAGAGGCGGTCAAGGCCTTTGCCCAGGAAGCGGGACTGACCCTGAAGATCCAGGGCAAGGGCGAAGGGCTCTTTTCGCGCTTGTACGAATTCGATCCGGCCATGGTGCGCCGCATCGTGGCCGGCTATTTCGGGGTGGCCGACATCCCCAAACAAAAGCTCGACCTGTCCGATGTCCCCGAGATCCCGGCCCGGCCGCCCAACCTGTGCGCCGGCTGCTCCCACCGCGCCACCTTTTACGCGGTGAAAAAAGCTGCCGAAGGCATGGACACCATCTATCCCAACGACATCGGATGCTACACCCTCGGCTTTCTGCCCCCGTTGAGCATGGGTGATTTTGTCATCTGCATGGGTTCTTCGGTCAGTTCGGCCTGCGGATTTTCCAAAGCCACCGATCAGAAGGTTGTGGCCTTCATCGGCGACTCGACCTTTTTCCACTCAGGCCTCACCGGCCTGGTCAATGCGGTGCACAACAACCACAACTTCACCCTGGTCATCCTGGACAACGGCACCACGGCCATGACCGGCCATCAGCCCCACCCCGGAGTGGACATGGACGCCTTGAACATGGCAGGCTACAACCGCATCTCCATCGAGGCGGTGGTCCGGGCCGTGGGCGTCTCCCATGTCACGGTCGTCAAGCCGTTCAAGATCAAAAAAAGCATCGATGCGATTCGCGAGGCACTGGCGTTCAAAGGGGTTTCGGTGATCATCTCACAGGAGATCTGCACCCTCTACGCCCGCAGCCAGGGCATCTTGAAACCGCGTGCCTTCCAGGTGTCAGACCGTTGCACCAATCACCGCGACTGCATCAATGAGCTGGCTTGTCCGGCCTTTTACCTGGAGGGGGAAAGGGTGCGCATCGACGCCGATGCCTGCGTGGGATGCGCGGTCTGCGCCCAGATATGCCCGGAGAATGCCATCGTGCCGGTCAAATCGGCCTGA
- a CDS encoding oxidoreductase: MTQFHHLFQPIRMGRMNVKNRLLMSAMSINFGVDASGYVTDQLIAYMAARARGGVGMMLVGGGGIHPTGAELPDLPALWDDGCIPALRRMVAAVKPFDCRLGVQLMHGGRQSYHEHKVAPSAIPAPAVVKGVPKALEVEEIQMLAGAFGDAARRCQEAGFDFIEIHAAHGYLINQFMSPNANRRTDAYGGSFENRIRFLLEVMADIRQKCGRDFPLGIRMNGEDYIDDGWTLPDALRLAPMLQSHGADYVHVSAGVYGSRQLTIPSMYVDQGCFIHLAAAVKETVSIPVIAVGRIKSPQLAEGIIADGKADMVALGRSLLADPDWPAKVRTGAVEKIRPCVGCCLGCIHTVLRLEPGGCVVNPDVGREYLLQQMSKAELPRRVMVVGAGPAGLAAARMAALHGHAVVLCDQAAEPGGALRLAAKVPGRSELGDPIAFLVSELASLNVETRLNCPLSDALLDDIDPEIAILATGSLPDMPMVKGLHNTDMQVCTVTEVLDGSVQTGSRVIVWGGNQAGLVLADYLASNGRTVIVLHSRSHFGEEMSSNDRYYLRERLNQGRVKLFKHVTVEKILPDGVQCRIDQTPQSFAPWDTLVLADRFVALRDAANLLKKRGIETHFIGDAKQPRHLMYAMSEGEEVGRSLS, encoded by the coding sequence ATGACACAATTCCATCATCTTTTCCAACCGATTCGTATGGGCCGAATGAACGTCAAAAACCGTTTGCTCATGTCCGCCATGAGCATCAATTTCGGTGTCGATGCCAGCGGCTATGTCACCGATCAGCTGATCGCTTACATGGCTGCCCGCGCGCGCGGCGGTGTGGGCATGATGCTGGTGGGCGGCGGGGGCATCCATCCCACCGGCGCCGAACTGCCCGACCTGCCGGCCCTGTGGGACGATGGGTGCATTCCTGCGCTGCGTCGTATGGTGGCAGCGGTGAAGCCTTTTGACTGTCGCCTGGGCGTGCAGTTGATGCACGGCGGCCGCCAGTCCTACCATGAACACAAGGTGGCCCCCTCGGCCATCCCGGCGCCGGCGGTGGTCAAAGGAGTGCCCAAGGCCCTGGAAGTGGAAGAGATCCAGATGCTTGCAGGCGCGTTCGGCGACGCGGCGCGCCGCTGCCAGGAGGCCGGATTCGACTTTATCGAAATCCATGCGGCCCATGGCTATCTGATCAATCAATTCATGTCCCCCAATGCCAACCGGCGTACGGACGCCTATGGCGGCAGTTTCGAAAACCGGATCCGGTTTCTGCTCGAGGTCATGGCCGACATTCGCCAAAAGTGCGGGCGCGATTTTCCATTGGGCATCCGCATGAACGGCGAGGACTACATCGACGACGGCTGGACCCTGCCGGATGCGTTGCGCCTGGCGCCGATGCTGCAAAGCCATGGGGCGGACTACGTGCACGTGTCGGCGGGGGTGTATGGCAGCCGCCAGCTGACGATCCCCTCCATGTACGTGGACCAGGGGTGTTTCATCCATCTGGCGGCGGCAGTCAAGGAGACGGTTTCGATTCCGGTGATCGCCGTGGGCCGGATCAAATCGCCGCAGCTGGCCGAAGGGATCATCGCAGACGGAAAGGCGGACATGGTGGCCCTGGGACGTTCGCTGCTGGCCGATCCGGATTGGCCCGCCAAGGTGCGGACCGGCGCGGTGGAGAAGATCCGGCCTTGCGTCGGGTGCTGCCTGGGGTGCATCCACACCGTGCTCCGGCTGGAACCGGGGGGATGTGTGGTCAATCCCGACGTGGGCCGCGAGTATCTGCTGCAGCAGATGTCAAAGGCCGAGCTCCCGCGGCGGGTAATGGTGGTGGGGGCCGGTCCGGCCGGATTGGCGGCGGCCCGCATGGCGGCCCTGCACGGCCATGCGGTCGTGCTGTGTGACCAGGCCGCCGAACCCGGCGGCGCTTTGCGGCTGGCGGCCAAGGTTCCGGGAAGAAGCGAGCTCGGGGATCCGATCGCGTTTCTCGTTTCGGAACTCGCATCCTTAAACGTGGAGACGCGGCTGAATTGCCCGTTGAGCGACGCGCTTCTGGACGACATCGATCCGGAGATCGCCATTCTGGCGACCGGCAGCCTGCCCGACATGCCGATGGTGAAGGGCCTTCACAACACCGACATGCAGGTGTGCACGGTGACCGAGGTGCTGGACGGCAGCGTCCAAACCGGGTCGCGGGTCATCGTCTGGGGCGGCAACCAGGCCGGCCTGGTCCTGGCCGACTACCTGGCCAGCAACGGCCGCACGGTGATCGTGCTGCACAGCAGATCCCATTTTGGCGAAGAGATGTCCAGCAACGACCGCTACTACCTGCGCGAGCGGCTCAACCAGGGCCGGGTGAAACTCTTCAAACACGTCACCGTCGAGAAGATTTTGCCCGACGGGGTGCAGTGCCGCATCGATCAAACGCCTCAATCCTTTGCGCCCTGGGACACCCTCGTCCTGGCCGATCGGTTTGTGGCGCTGCGGGACGCCGCCAACCTGCTCAAGAAGCGGGGCATCGAGACTCATTTCATCGGCGACGCCAAGCAACCGCGTCATTTGATGTATGCCATGAGCGAAGGCGAGGAGGTGGGGCGGTCCCTATCTTAG
- a CDS encoding HesA/MoeB/ThiF family protein: MIDKSAERISGPDGADLRVVSTSRTQAISGQTGASCRDVEIAALENGVVPSRYLRNQSTYDCSDQIRFLRSRVALVGLGGLGGAVAEILARAGVGALSLIDGDRFEEHNLNRQLFCTQENLGSTKASAAEARVAAINSAVETRVVPAFLSTENASQVIAGHDVVVDCLDNIPSRFVVEDAARQAGIPLVSAAIAGLTGQVTVIYPQDGGLEWVYGPRDSARQTQGAEHLLGCPPQTVVLVAAMQCGEVLSILCHRTSQLLRNKLWIVDLSDHTVEVLALAG; the protein is encoded by the coding sequence TTGATAGACAAGAGCGCCGAACGAATCAGCGGCCCGGACGGAGCCGACCTCCGAGTCGTTTCCACGTCTCGAACGCAAGCGATATCCGGACAGACCGGTGCGTCCTGCCGTGACGTCGAGATCGCGGCCCTGGAGAACGGCGTGGTCCCCTCGCGCTACCTGCGCAACCAATCCACATACGACTGCTCCGATCAGATCCGGTTCTTGCGGTCCCGGGTGGCCCTCGTGGGCTTGGGCGGCCTGGGAGGCGCAGTGGCCGAAATCCTGGCCCGGGCCGGCGTCGGCGCACTCAGCCTGATCGATGGCGATCGCTTCGAAGAGCACAACCTGAACCGGCAGTTGTTCTGCACCCAGGAGAACCTGGGCAGCACCAAGGCCTCAGCGGCCGAAGCCCGCGTGGCGGCCATCAACAGCGCAGTGGAGACCCGCGTGGTTCCGGCTTTCCTTTCGACCGAAAACGCATCTCAGGTGATCGCCGGCCACGATGTGGTGGTGGATTGCCTGGACAACATTCCGTCACGCTTTGTCGTGGAAGATGCGGCCCGGCAGGCCGGTATACCGTTGGTGTCGGCGGCCATCGCCGGATTGACGGGCCAGGTCACCGTGATCTATCCCCAGGATGGGGGGCTCGAATGGGTATACGGGCCGCGGGACAGCGCCCGGCAGACTCAAGGCGCCGAACATCTATTGGGTTGCCCGCCCCAAACCGTTGTGCTCGTGGCGGCCATGCAATGCGGCGAAGTCCTGTCCATCCTGTGCCATCGCACGAGCCAGCTGCTGCGCAACAAGCTCTGGATCGTCGATCTCTCCGATCATACCGTCGAAGTGCTGGCACTGGCCGGATGA